In Dioscorea cayenensis subsp. rotundata cultivar TDr96_F1 chromosome 9, TDr96_F1_v2_PseudoChromosome.rev07_lg8_w22 25.fasta, whole genome shotgun sequence, a genomic segment contains:
- the LOC120268390 gene encoding auxin-responsive protein SAUR50-like: MDSDNKGNNKITEIVRLQQMLKKWKKLAVSPKNNSKKSIKFLKKTLSFSETSSSSSSSSLSADVPKGFLAVCVGEEMRRFVIPTDYLSHRAFGVLLREAEEEFGFQQEGVLRIPCEVSVFERILKVVEKNKEGFFYCSGEADFAYAHRPPKPICR; encoded by the coding sequence ATGGATAGTGATAACAAAGGAAACAACAAGATCACAGAAATAGTTAGGCTGCAGCAAATGCTGAAGAAGTGGAAGAAGCTTGCAGTTTCGCCAAAGAACAACAGCAAGAAGAGCATCAAGTTCCTAAAGAAGACACTTTCCTTCTCGGAAACCTCTTCGtcgtcttcatcatcttcactcTCTGCTGATGTGCCCAAGGGATTCCTTGCTGTGTGTGTGGGAGAAGAGATGAGGAGGTTTGTGATTCCGACTGATTACTTGAGCCACAGAGCCTTTGGAGTGCTGCTGAGAGAAGCAGAGGAGGAGTTTGGTTTCCAACAAGAAGGTGTTTTGAGGATACCCTGTGAAGTCTCTGTGTTTGAGAGAATACTGAAGGTGGTGGAGAAGAACAAGGAAGGCTTTTTCTATTGCTCTGGAGAGGCAGACTTTGCTTATGCACATCGCCCTCCAAAACCAATCTgcagataa
- the LOC120268388 gene encoding uncharacterized protein LOC120268388 — translation MEGKRKYSEGIPDCPKRIRLLRSWLPSIIEEEEGLRMNADSQEAVSGKTETILAAPSNEDKELVLYEAVEEPLLQPSTNLSNISLIVSPELIASLKSRPFWPQNPYPTVVSGVQIGNTSYSDKTCGAIIPWMPSNALAIKPPITMSEESSKVQLPGSIVSPESRGEALEDPMETEEGEDATMEVEEDREQLASLDLDGKGLQQQWQQQQCMPPQLQQTTLPAILWSHQ, via the exons ATGGAGGGGAAGAGGAAGTACTCTGAAGGAATCCCCGATTGCCCCAAAAGAATCAGGCTGCTG CGGTCATGGCTACCTTCCatcatagaagaagaagaaggactTAGAATGAATGCAGACTCTCAAGAAGCAGTTTCTGGGAAGACTGAAACAATTCTTGCTGCCCCATCAAATGAAGATAAAGAACTTGTTCTGTATGAAGCAGTAGAGGAGCCGCTACTTCAGCCTTCaacaaatttatcaaatatcTCTCTGATAGTCAGCCCTGAACTGATAGCCAGTCTCAAAA GTCGACCGTTTTGGCCCCAAAATCCATACCCAACGGTTGTGTCAGGAGTGCAAATTGGTAATACATCATATAGTGATAAAACATGTGGAGCCATCATTCCTTGGATGCCATCAAATGCTCTTGCCATCAAACCTCCTATAACTATGAGTGAGGAGAGCAGCAAGGTGCAGTTACCTGGGTCTATTGTCAGCCCTGAATCAAGGGGTGAGGCATTGGAAGACCCGATGGAGACTGAAGAAGGGGAAGATGCAACAATGGAAGTCGAAGAAGATAGAGAGCAATTGGCTTCTCTTGACTTAGATGGCAAAGGTTTGCAGCAGCAATGGCAGCAACAACAATGTATGCCACCTCAGCTCCAACAAACCACATTACCTGCCATCTTGTGGTCACATCAATGA
- the LOC120268387 gene encoding ethanolamine-phosphate cytidylyltransferase-like isoform X1 → MLPDVQKAFILLLILLVLDGLRMNSVEFETVHWIWDGILYPQLFGLGGIMIAAAIIGLSTGYFGGIGIPCSSPYHWPDLGILYKRRKRPVRVYMDGCFDLMHYGHANALRQAKSLGDVLVVGVASDEEIVANKGPPVLSMEERLILVRGLKWVDEVIVNTPYDINENFLNTLFNEYKIDYIIHGDDPCLLPDGTDAYGLAKRAGRYKQIKRTEGVSSTDIVGRILSSLRAADANMSQNTTAIHQHHNNTDKLQAGKNLPIGPQLSHFLPTSRRIVQFSNGKGPEPGARVVYIDGAFDLFHAGHVEILRSARQLGDFLLVGIYSDQTVSERRGSHPIMHLHERSLSVLGCRYVDEVIIGAPWEVTKDMIATFNISLVVHGTIAENNRRCEFDPYAIARSMGIFQMITSPSNITSTSVESRIIDNYEAYEKRNLKKKESEDRYYAEKKFVTGD, encoded by the exons ATGCTTCCTG ATGTACAGAAAGCTTTTATCCTGTTGTTAATACTCCTAGTCCTGGACGGTTTAAGAATGAATTCTGTAGAATTTGAGACTGTTCATTGGATATGGGATGGGATTTTGTATCCTCAATTGTTCGGGCTTGGTGGTATTATGATTGCCGCTGCCATTATTGGACTATCAACTGGCTATTTTGGTGGAATTGGCATACCTTGTTCCTCCCCATACCATTGGCCTGATCTGGGGATTTTATACAAGAGAAGGAAGAGACCTGTAAGGGTTTATATGGATGGCTGCTTTGATCTTATGCATTATGGCCATGCAAATGCATTGCGACAGGCTAAGTCTTTGGGAGATGTTCTGGTTGTTGGAGTTGCAAGTGATGAAGAGATTGTGGCAAACAAGGGCCCTCCTGTATTGTCCATGGAGGAGAG GCTGATTCTTGTTCGTGGGCTCAAGTGGGTGGATGAGGTTATTGTCAATACCCCTTATGAcatcaatgaaaattttttgaacACTCTCTTTAATGAATACAAAATCGATTACATTATTCACGGGGATGATCCATGCTTACTTCCCGATGGAACTGATGCTTATGGACTAGCAAAGAGGGCAGGACGTTACAAGCAAATCAAGAGAACAGAAGGTGTCTCCAGCACCGACATTGTAG GCAGGATTTTATCTTCATTGAGAGCTGCAGATGCGAATATGAGTCAAAATACTACGGCCATTCATCAACATCATAATAATACAGATAAATTGCAGGCAGGAAAGAATCTTCCTATTGGTCCCCAGCTTTCTCACTTCTTACCTACATCCCGGAGAATAGTTCAATTTTCAAATGGGAAG GGGCCTGAACCAGGTGCTCGTGTAGTATACATTGATGGTGCGTTTGATCTCTTTCATGCTGGCCATGTTGAG ATCCTAAGAAGTGCTAGACAGCTTGGAGATTTTCTGCTTGTAGGAATATACAGTGATCAAACAGTGAG TGAGCGCAGAGGATCTCATCCTATCATGCACCTTCATGAGCGTAGTCTTAGTGTGCTTGGTTGCCGATATGTTGATGAAGTCATTATTGGTGCACCTTGGGAAGTTACAAAAGACATG ATTGCTACCTTCAACATATCATTGGTTGTTCATGGGACAATCGCTGAAAACAATCGTCGT TGTGAATTTGATCCTTATGCCATCGCTAGAAGCATGGGGATTTTCCAGATGATTACAAGTCCAAGTAATATAACTTCTACATCAGTAGAGAGCAGGATCATCGACAACTATGAGGCTTACGAG AAACGGAAcctgaaaaagaaagaaagtgaagACAGATACTATGCAGAGAAGAAATTTGTGACAGGAGACTGA
- the LOC120268387 gene encoding ethanolamine-phosphate cytidylyltransferase-like isoform X2, with amino-acid sequence MNSVEFETVHWIWDGILYPQLFGLGGIMIAAAIIGLSTGYFGGIGIPCSSPYHWPDLGILYKRRKRPVRVYMDGCFDLMHYGHANALRQAKSLGDVLVVGVASDEEIVANKGPPVLSMEERLILVRGLKWVDEVIVNTPYDINENFLNTLFNEYKIDYIIHGDDPCLLPDGTDAYGLAKRAGRYKQIKRTEGVSSTDIVGRILSSLRAADANMSQNTTAIHQHHNNTDKLQAGKNLPIGPQLSHFLPTSRRIVQFSNGKGPEPGARVVYIDGAFDLFHAGHVEILRSARQLGDFLLVGIYSDQTVSERRGSHPIMHLHERSLSVLGCRYVDEVIIGAPWEVTKDMIATFNISLVVHGTIAENNRRCEFDPYAIARSMGIFQMITSPSNITSTSVESRIIDNYEAYEKRNLKKKESEDRYYAEKKFVTGD; translated from the exons ATGAATTCTGTAGAATTTGAGACTGTTCATTGGATATGGGATGGGATTTTGTATCCTCAATTGTTCGGGCTTGGTGGTATTATGATTGCCGCTGCCATTATTGGACTATCAACTGGCTATTTTGGTGGAATTGGCATACCTTGTTCCTCCCCATACCATTGGCCTGATCTGGGGATTTTATACAAGAGAAGGAAGAGACCTGTAAGGGTTTATATGGATGGCTGCTTTGATCTTATGCATTATGGCCATGCAAATGCATTGCGACAGGCTAAGTCTTTGGGAGATGTTCTGGTTGTTGGAGTTGCAAGTGATGAAGAGATTGTGGCAAACAAGGGCCCTCCTGTATTGTCCATGGAGGAGAG GCTGATTCTTGTTCGTGGGCTCAAGTGGGTGGATGAGGTTATTGTCAATACCCCTTATGAcatcaatgaaaattttttgaacACTCTCTTTAATGAATACAAAATCGATTACATTATTCACGGGGATGATCCATGCTTACTTCCCGATGGAACTGATGCTTATGGACTAGCAAAGAGGGCAGGACGTTACAAGCAAATCAAGAGAACAGAAGGTGTCTCCAGCACCGACATTGTAG GCAGGATTTTATCTTCATTGAGAGCTGCAGATGCGAATATGAGTCAAAATACTACGGCCATTCATCAACATCATAATAATACAGATAAATTGCAGGCAGGAAAGAATCTTCCTATTGGTCCCCAGCTTTCTCACTTCTTACCTACATCCCGGAGAATAGTTCAATTTTCAAATGGGAAG GGGCCTGAACCAGGTGCTCGTGTAGTATACATTGATGGTGCGTTTGATCTCTTTCATGCTGGCCATGTTGAG ATCCTAAGAAGTGCTAGACAGCTTGGAGATTTTCTGCTTGTAGGAATATACAGTGATCAAACAGTGAG TGAGCGCAGAGGATCTCATCCTATCATGCACCTTCATGAGCGTAGTCTTAGTGTGCTTGGTTGCCGATATGTTGATGAAGTCATTATTGGTGCACCTTGGGAAGTTACAAAAGACATG ATTGCTACCTTCAACATATCATTGGTTGTTCATGGGACAATCGCTGAAAACAATCGTCGT TGTGAATTTGATCCTTATGCCATCGCTAGAAGCATGGGGATTTTCCAGATGATTACAAGTCCAAGTAATATAACTTCTACATCAGTAGAGAGCAGGATCATCGACAACTATGAGGCTTACGAG AAACGGAAcctgaaaaagaaagaaagtgaagACAGATACTATGCAGAGAAGAAATTTGTGACAGGAGACTGA
- the LOC120268689 gene encoding agamous-like MADS-box protein AGL80 yields MARKKVKLSWISNDSARKATLKKRRKGMLKKTKELSVLCDVKACAIVYSPDEYRPEVWPPEPERVMRVLSSFKSLPEMEKSKKMLNQEGFLRQRISKTQEQLQKLEKDNRESRTKLLMLQGLDAPLPAAAAAASSAVMGQQEMVQTPADWYMNVNPMMMMMTMNNNHPNDMINPPPLLPPAPHRHQVAQENVANVAAPMQHNQYAGHDEDQYVDPFLDSFFSP; encoded by the exons atggcgaGGAAGAAGGTGAAGCTGTCATGGATATCCAATGACTCTGCAAGGAAAGCCACcttgaagaagagaagaaaggggATGCTGAAGAAGACCAAAGAGCTGAGCGTCCTCTGTGACGTCAAGGCCTGTGCCATCGTCTACAGTCCAGACGAGTACAGGCCGGAGGTTTGGCCACCAGAGCCTGAAAGGGTCATGCGTGTGCTGTCAAGCTTCAAGAGCCTCCCTGAGATGGAAAAGAGCAAGAAGATGCTGAATCAAGAAGGGTTCCTGCGTCAACGCATCAGCAAGACTCAAGAACAGTTGCAGAAGCTGGAGAAGGACAACAGGGAGTCCAGGACAAAGCTATTGATGCTGCAAGGCTTGGATG CTCCTCTtcctgctgctgctgctgctgcttcttCTGCTGTCATGGGACAACAAGAGATGGTTCAAACACCTGCAGATTGGTACATGAACGTGAAcccgatgatgatgatgatgaccatGAACAACAACCATCCTAATGACATGATCAATCCTCCTCCTCTACTTCCTCCTGCTCCTCATCGTCATCAAGTTGCTCAAGAGAATGTAGCCAACGTTGCAGCCCCCATGCAACACAACCAGTACGCTGGTCATGATGAGGACCAGTATGTTGACCCCTTCCTCGACTCCTTCTTCTCTCCATAG